One Blastocatellia bacterium genomic region harbors:
- a CDS encoding outer membrane lipoprotein carrier protein LolA yields the protein MRLKKELLISAAVVVVLVAWPGPSASGTQVVIAPIMEKMARAFQGMKTMRAAMNQQKTYGQLGLSDPVEHGALYIKRKNQRDILVRLEINKPTPRIITVKDNQFMFFQPSIKQVIEGHVQKAISANQTGAGLLSLFLNEPSQVTKDYQITTIGDELVHGRRATHLRLVPHTPRKGLYRQIDLWVDTTLCVPTQQRLVEANHDVTLVQLSNIQLNVSLPDELFTQKLPNGVQRVRG from the coding sequence GTGAGACTAAAGAAAGAGCTTCTTATCTCCGCCGCCGTTGTGGTGGTGCTCGTTGCTTGGCCCGGACCGTCAGCCTCAGGCACGCAAGTCGTCATTGCTCCAATCATGGAAAAAATGGCACGCGCCTTTCAAGGGATGAAGACGATGCGTGCGGCGATGAATCAACAGAAAACCTATGGTCAATTGGGGTTGTCTGACCCGGTCGAACATGGGGCATTGTATATCAAACGCAAGAACCAGCGAGACATTCTGGTGCGATTGGAAATCAACAAGCCAACCCCTCGTATCATTACGGTCAAGGACAACCAGTTTATGTTCTTCCAGCCGAGCATCAAGCAGGTCATTGAAGGCCATGTGCAGAAAGCGATCAGCGCCAACCAAACCGGCGCAGGCCTTCTGTCACTGTTTCTCAACGAGCCCTCGCAGGTAACCAAAGATTATCAGATCACCACGATCGGTGATGAGCTCGTTCATGGCCGCCGTGCTACGCATCTGCGGCTTGTTCCACATACGCCCCGCAAAGGACTCTATCGCCAGATTGATTTGTGGGTTGACACAACCCTGTGTGTGCCTACACAACAGCGGCTCGTTGAAGCTAATCACGATGTCACGCTGGTTCAACTCTCCAACATTCAACTGAACGTT